A region of the Sarcophilus harrisii chromosome 3, mSarHar1.11, whole genome shotgun sequence genome:
TTTTTTGGTCACTTTCCCTCAATGTAAAGAACTCAAACTCCTTCTCTCTTTGTCCTTTTTATTTGTAGAATTTGTTGGACCGCCTGGAGGACAAGATACCTTTAGAAGATGAGGTCATGCCCTCACAAGGACTtaatgagcagaatgaggaggCTGGGGAAGCACTTAACCCCGTCTCTTCCTGGAGTGGGGAAGTCAGCCCAGCCCAGCGGGAGGGAGTCTTCAACCGGGGCACTTGGGAGCAATCTGACAGATCTGCCCTCCTGAAGAATAAGCTTCGGGCACTCTTGACTTCCCCTCGTAGTCTGAGGAGATCCTCCAGCTGCTTTGGGGGCCGGATTGACAGAATAGGAGCCCAAAGTGGACTTGGCTGCAACAGTTTTAGGGTAAGGAGCTGTGCGAATGGGATAGGAAGAAGAAAGACATATGGctattttaaaattcaagctGAGATAGAGGGGCTCCCTACTAAGTGAAATTCTCATAGATGCAGGAACTAGgttctttttccctttgaaatatATGATTTTTGCCTTTGGGACTATCTGTAGCTACAGTATGTTAAGGAAGGTGTAAAATCATCCTTGATTCTCCAAGGAGATAAGTATCACCAGTGATACTAAAGAATCAAAACTTTCATAGGAGCAAATTGTTCTGTAATATGAATGGAcgtaaatttattttcttttatagagCTATGTGACTGAAGGGTCAAATAGAATGGGTTGTTGTCGGTGGTGGTCCTTcgttttttaaaaggattaatgACATTGTGATGTTGGGGTTAAAATAGTGGATGAagggtgatgtcttaacttgcttgtgaattggatttaaatgaggtggAGTTGCCCATAAAATAGATGAGAATTTATTTAATGGCCCTTTATAGTTTCAACTGTCTCAGAAAGCCCAGCCAGGGGATCAAGGACAGTCTTTGTTCTTTGTCCATTTTGTACCTGCCATCAGTTCCAACTTCATGCTACCTTCTCTGAGTCAATCTAGCTGAAATACTGCTAACGAAACATCTGTCTTCTCTTTGTAGTTCTGAAGATAATGTACAAAGAGGAAAACGTGCTGGACCCAGTCAGAGCCACAGAAGCTTCAAATCCTTTGGGACTTTGCTTTATTTTGTCCATTTGTTGTCAGCCAACTGGACTTTGAATGTGCTCCTGGTTCAAACTACAGCTTTCTTTTGccatttcacaaatataattttgaatgtaGACAAAATGCTGTAATGGTGGCTTTTGCCTCTATAttaaatctgagtttaaatcctaagCAGTTCAAAGATGAATAAACTTCAGCACCATGGACAGAAACAGTCACTGGCTGGTGTGGTTTTTTCTTTCCCCGGGGGAAAGCGTGGGGAATTCAGGTCTATTCCAACTAGTCTTGTTTAGATAGCAAaatcttctctttcttaaaataagtaaacaattAAGCCAAAGGGTCTTCCCTCATCATATctacaaaagcaaagaaaaatatggCCATTTGTTTAGACTGATTAAAAAGCAGTTTTTCTCCTGTTGTGGCTAATGTTGATCTTCGTATGGTTTTCCCCTTTCTGTGtaattcttctttttccatttttattatttccctttacaTAGAAGTGTCATAAGCTCCTAATGAGGCAATGACGGGAGCTAAATAAACATCAGGCATACTTCGTGGACTCTGGGGCTGGTCTAGCTTGGCACTATTTTCAGTTAGTGGGTAGAACTAGAATTGAGGGCAGAATCAAAAACGTGTTTCATTTGGGTGCTCTGATCAAGTGCAAAATGAGAAAGGCTTACTAACTTCTTGGCTGGAGACCAGGGTTGGCTCCCTTGTACTTAAATATGGaaatttggagagagaaaaaagacaaagaatactGCAATCATTGGTCTCAGTGCTGGAAGGAAGTGAAAAGGGATAGTGAGCTATCCTACCCACTTCATCAGAGACAGCAGGTGGAAGATGATGAGCACTTAGGACTAAGAGAGCCAGGAGCAGAGGTTGCTGTTAGGAACGCGGCCCTTTCTTTCAACTCATTATTGACCTTGTCTAGGAATAGCTGGAAGCTTGATGATACCCAAAAGGGAAAAGCCCCACCACATCTCTTTGGCACAAAGTAGAAAAAGGTTTGCCCTGTAAGTAAGGGAGGCAGTAAAGGGGACAAAGCCCTTGGATAGCGTTCCAGAGACGGAGGGATTTCCATCCTTGTCGTGGATGATGTGGGCAAGCACATACCTTAGAAGTCACCCGGGTAACTGCTTTCCTGACCTTAGGGAAGGGGCAAAGCGTCCCCTATGAAATGAGGTGGTGAGGCACCACGGTCCCTAATGTCCTTTCCAGCACTCTATTCTCCGACTGTTTCCTAATGTCTCTTgctgttctgatttttcatctTAGGTAACAGACTGTTAGTTCGGAAGGCTGTAACCTTCCTCATGATCGTTTGTCCAGTTTTCCAAAAGCCAATGAGATGGCAGACCAATATGCTCATCTTCAAATGCACAAAGGCACTTTCATCAATGGGTCTGCCAGGACGAATCCTCCTAGGGACTAAAGAAATACAACATGCCCACTCCACTCCTACTTTCCTGTCTATAGGAATACATAGGGGAAATTCCTGAGTCCTTCTTGCAACATTCTTCAGGGATCCTGACACAGAAAGTAATAGATAAGAGGGGCTGACCAAGAGGGACACATGCAAATACATTGCAGGATATTTTCTGTAACTGTGGGACAGTatcttagtatttttttctgaCGTTGTTAACATGTCCCACACTTCATTGTCCCCATGGTAAGAAACTGGAAGTGACCAGAAGCTACAAAACATCAGAATGCTGGGGACTAAATGGGTGGCTTTTAAATGAACACAAATTGATCCTCAAATATAATCTACCCTGGAGAGCTCAGGGACAGAAATCATCTGTCTGGCAGAGCATCGAGTCTAGATAATCCCACTTTATTTCACTGATTCTTTTGAGAAGGCAAATATGGGTATCGCCTCcaacaaactgagacctggggaagagattaaaaaggcCAGACTCTCCCACTATCCCAGGGGCCATCACTAGTCATCCTGACCGaggtcttgccattggacccaggtgactggagaagagagaggctggtgactttgcacagctcttgttcacttaaatccaattcacttgcaagtccaGATATCTTCTTGATATCACTGGTTCTCTCAGAGAACCAaggatgaaaaacaaacaaacaaaaaaaccccctaGATTCATAAGTTTTATGTATtgactacaaagaaaaaaagataattaaaaagcaTCACGGGAATTAGAGTGAAGGACACAGACAATTTTATTCTCAGACATGTTATGGTTACAATGAAGATTTCCAAGTGCcaaaagttcaaataaaaatatttttgtacaaattaaaaaaaatactatatatacacaatgGAATTAGcttacattattttataaacagtgcaaacagaaaaaaaaatgttcccatTGAAATGACTGTTGCAAGGCAATACTAATACTGCACATGAACACTGCACAGGTTCTTAGGAGGGGCCCCAGAAACCCTTTCCTTAGGACCGTCCCATCACTGGGTGCACATCGTTGCTCGGGTCTGCATCAGAACAGCATCAGAGAGCAATATCCGCAAACACAATTTCATCTAGCTATCAGCTCTACACCAGAAACTGTTAGTTAAAATAAACAAGTGATCTGATTACCTAATCAGCTGATGACCTCATCAGCCAGGGAGTGTGGCTTCTTCATTTGTCCTCCTTCCACATTCAGGGAGAGAAAACCTTGGCTGTGGGGAATCCTGGCATCACGTTGTCAGggagaaaagccaaaaaaaaaaaaaaaaaaaaaaaaatcatcttacaCTGTGGTGCTTAAGGTGCCAGCCCAGGAGGTTGTCTTGAGAATGTAAAACGCTGGTTTCTTCCACAGATGCTTGAGGGTGACTCAAAGCCTGAGATTCACATTCTCTCTTTTGTAGATGGAGAAGCTATTGCCTTCAGGCTTTCCAGAAGGGGGTGATACACAGACAGAGTGAGGAAAAGGAGCATAGGGCCCCAGGGAGCTTGGGGCCCTCACGAAGAACGATCTGGGATGCTCCAGTCTTGGTCAGCTCAGACGCCACTGGGTTTGCCTTGTAGGCCACAGTGACAGCAGAAAAACCTTTCCTGGGGGTGTCATCCCCTAATCTGAGAGGCTGTGCACTGGGGTGGAAAATGCCAGCATTGCTGCCCTGAAGTAGCCTCGGggcaaggccagatggatttgctGTGCAGATGAGAAGGCAGACCACAAAGGGGAACCTGTTGCTTTCAGTGTGAGAGGTAGACGGGAAGGAAAAACACGAGGGCTTAGATCCCTGTTCAATGGAGAATAATTCTCCTGGTCTGTGCAGTCTTTGTAGTGCAATAGATTTTCAAAACTCTTGGTCAATCgtaatgagattttttaaaaaggaaaaaaaggaaaaaaggaaatgaaaactagCATCTGGACTCTTTCACAAGTTAAAATGTTGGTCACCACAGCAGTTAATCGATTTCACAATCAGACACAGATACCCAATTCAAAGGGATCTGGCATTTTGGTCTTAGAAATTTCCTGGATAATGGGGAATTTTTTCTCCATCCAGAAAAACTAAGTAATTTAGAAACAAGTTACAGTAATTTTGGTCAAAGTGATAAAGAACCTTGGGCAAACTGAATCCAAGTCAGATCCGCAAGATTCACAAGAGCACCTTGCTCTTTAGGGAAATTCACTTTCAGATGTGCTGATTTTAAGAAACGAACTACCAGCCGGGACTGATGCCACTTCCCAAATCGGAGCCGTGTCTGACCATCTGGACATCAGGCCAGGCCTTTGCAGCAGTGATAGAGGGAAACAGGAGCCCAAGCAAGTGCCCAGATCACTTtcaagggaggaggaaaaaactaAAAGCGCATAGGATGCCATTCATGATATCTTGGGTCAAAGGGGATGTAAGCATCACGTGGGCGGCCAGCTCAGAGGAGACAGCTGGAAGGAGCAGTGGAAGGACCGGGAGGCCCCATCCACCAACGCCTGACCAGCTGGTGTCCTGCTTGGAGAAGAAGCTGCTCCAGCAGAAGTGGAGTGAGTGACTAACGGCTACCAGAGATGAGGTGAGGCTACCTGCTGTGTGCGGTGCTTTTAATCCAAAGCCTGGAGGAGAAGCTACAGACTGTGCGCTatcagggagggagagaagtccAGGGGACTCCTAGCTACCTGTGCTGCTGGCAGAACAACTCGGGGCAACGTGAGGAGCACAAAGCCTTCGTGAGCACATCAGCCCCGGGGtcaaaggaggaaggggagggccCCTCGCCATAGCTCAGATCTCATCTTTTCCCCTCACTCAGCACAAGCCCAGCAGGGTCAGCAGCTTAAGCCCTCGTCCATCGAGTTTCTGCCATCATGTAAAAATCCTACACAATTTCAGACCCACGGGTGCCCTGCTCTCCTGGACAACTTTGAATGATGTGAAATGCCTTTGGGCTGCTTCCCCCAGAAACTGGATGGAGCTAAAGATGCTTTTGCTTAGTTATCTTCGGAGAAGAAAAGGGGCTGGGAGCATCCTATCTACTCACTTCACATCGGCAGGGCAAGTCTAAGCTGTAAGGGGCCCAAAGGCAACTGGAAACATGGAGAGTGGAGGGGAGCTGGGAGACAGATGCACAGGGAGCAGCTCTGCCCGATGGGGACTCCCTGCGGGGGTGTGCATCTGTGACATCCTCACCGAGACTCCTTTCGTAACGCCAGGACTCCTGTTCTAATTCCTGCCTTTCTGGAACGTCCTAGCAGCACACACAAGGCCAGGGGCCACTGTCAGAGTACTCCCTGGCTCCAAGAAAGCATGAAAGTGGTCTCACAAACGAAAGAGCAGAAGACTAAGCTAAGAATCACACACTAAGAAGGAATCTCCATCAGGTTCTCGCTTCCTCACAGCAGTAATTcgcttcattttacagttggcaGTGCTGCCGAAGCCAAAATCCCCTTTCCTCAACTAAGGCATCAGCTGCAGCAGGAAAGCAGCGATGGAGGAGGAGCGCCCGGGATAAAATGCTGAGCTTCCTCTGTAGTGGGGAGGACAGCGCTCAGGAGGGAGCACTTTAAACCTCTGGTCCCCAGGGAGAGCTGAAGAGCCCGGGGCCAGTGCCAACATCTGATGACAAGGAGGAGAGTGAGAGGGGAAGGAGATAGCAGCCAGGGAAGTCTCTCTGCCAGGCAGCATTTCTGCTGTGAACTAAAACCCCTCACCTCTCTGACCAGTGAAATGACTGACAAGCCCAGCTTTGTGTGTACATGGGTAAAACCAACTGGTGAATCCTCCATGCTGGGAGAGCTGAGGTCCAAGGCAAAATGTAAATGAGTCACCCTGAGGCTCACCCCAGGGGAGGATGGGCTGCCTTGTAACTGGAGTTCGAGTTGGTGGAGGTCAGATGGTCTGATAGTGCTGTCTTAGTCTTCCTTGGAGAAATTCATACGTCAAGTTGTGCCTTGTAATAATCCCAACAATCTGGGTGGGAACAAAAAAAAGCCCAAGAGTTATTTGAGGAATTCACAGATAAGATGGATAAAAATGACAAGAATTCGCTCTGCGGAGTAACCTGGGGAACagaaagctgctgctgctgctgctgctgctaataaTATTACTACTAATGATAGCCCGAATACTTGTTTTGCATTTCACAGCCTCCAAATagcatcatctcatttgatccccaacCCCCTGAGATAACTCATTGCTTGTTTATGATAATGATACCAGTCTGAAGAAATACTCATTTCATGTTGATCAAGACTGCACCTATATCCAAACCATCTGGGGGCTGATGGGGGAGGAggcagaaaatttggaactcaaaacaatttttaaaaactgttttaattcataaataaataaatagttaaataattaaaaacaaaaacaaaacatcacaGGGATAGCTAGGcggtacagtggatacagcaccaaccctgcagtcaggaggacctgagttcaaatctggcctcaggcatgtaaaactttttagctgtgtgactctgggcaagtcacttaatcacctcagcaaaaaacaaacaaacaaacaaacaaaacaaaacaaaaacccaaaacaaaaacaaacccatcacaaaaaaagaataatttaattcaGAAAATACCCAGtttctagaaaagaaataaaaaataagcctGTAATCTCTTGGTCACTCCAGTAGATGCttaatcagcatttatttattGAGTGAGGAGATTTCCAAGAGCTCAACTGGCAGCTAGGACCGACATGCCTCCATGGGACACCGGCCTCACTCACGCCAGTCTTTATCCCTGCAGTTCTGGGGCCAGCTTGATCTTCCTCTTCCTAGCACCTCACCCATGCAAGACCAGCTGTCAGACAGCCAGCAACAAGGACAGGACGGTGCATCTCTAAGAAACCCGAGAGCATGTAGAGGAAATCCTCCCACTCACATGGACAAGCAGGCAGGGGACAGGCTTGGGACAAGGAGAAGACTAAGTGACAAGCCGAGGCTGAAAGAAGCAGCAATAGAGGCCCAGAGCGGCCCTGGAGAGCCGAGGCTCGGGGAGCGGCTGCTGCTGGTGGGGAGCTGGGGACGCCTGCTGGCCGGCCCGGGAAGGCTGACTGAAGCGCCCCCAGCCCAGACAGACAGAGCTTTGCCCCCATCACTG
Encoded here:
- the NPPA gene encoding natriuretic peptides A, coding for MGSFTTISISILLLLTLQLQGRTKANPVSNNDLVDLKNLLDRLEDKIPLEDEVMPSQGLNEQNEEAGEALNPVSSWSGEVSPAQREGVFNRGTWEQSDRSALLKNKLRALLTSPRSLRRSSSCFGGRIDRIGAQSGLGCNSFRF